DNA sequence from the Amycolatopsis sp. Hca4 genome:
TAAGTAACACAATCGGCCCATCGGGCGAATAACCCGGTGTAGCGACGAACGAGGAAGGCGATCCCGGTGTCCGGTTCACGAGTCGAGCTCACCCACCGCGCAATGGCGATGCTGAAGGCGGTGGCCGCGGGTCGCGCGCAGATGTCGTGCAGCTGCGAGCCCGACCTCTTCATCGACGGATTCGCCTGTTGCGATCAGGTCACCGCGCACGCCCTCGCCCACGGCGGCTACCTGCGGCCCGCCGTCGAAGGCGGCACCGGGCGCGTGGCCGCCGAGCTGACCGAGGCCGGGCGGGCCGCGCTGGAGATCACCGCCGCCGCCTGAGCGTCACCGAGCGTCGCCGGGTCGAACAAGTGTTCGGACTCCCGTGCGTGACCCCGACCTGGCAGGCTTGTCCCCATGGCGGAGCACCCACCACCGGTGGACGACGAGGCGACGGTCTTCCTCCCGAGCGAGCTGCGTGGCCCGCACTGGCCGACCCGTGACCTCGACGTTTCGCGGCGGCCGTACGACGAGTTCGCCGGCCAGATCGTCGCGCGGCCGCCCGCGTCGCCGGTCAGCGCCGGCCGCGGGGAGGGTGCCGGCTCGTCGCTGGCCCGGTCCAGCGGGCGGATGGCGGTCGCCTCCGCCGTCAGCCGGGTCACCGGGTTCGTCGCGAAGCTGCTGCTCGCCGCCGTGGTCGGGACCGGGGTGGTCAACGACTCCTTCACCGTCGCGAACACCCTGCCCAACATCGTCTTCGAGCTGCTCTTCGGCGGTGTCCTGGCCAGCGTCGTGGTACCGCTGCTGGTCCGCTCGCACGACGACCCGGACGGCGGCCGCGCCTACACGCAGCGGCTGATCACCATGGCACTGGTGCTGCTCGTGGTCGGCACGGCCGTCGCGGTGGCGATCGCGCCGCTGTTCACCGCCCTCTACGTCGACAAATCGTCCCCGACCGCGAACCCGGCGCTGACCACCGCGCTGGCGTACCTGCTGCTGCCGCAGATCCTCTTCTACGGCCTGTTCGCGCTGCTGTCGGCCATCCTCAACGCGCAGAACGTCTTCGGCCCGCCGGCCTGGGCGCCGGTGCTGAACAACGTCGTGGTCACCGGCACGCTCGTCGTGTTCGCCGTCGTACCGGGGGAGCTGACCCTCGACCCGGTGCGGATGAGCGATCCGAAGCTGCTCGTGCTCGGCCTCGGCACCACGCTCGGCATCGTCGCGCAGGCCGTCGTGCTGATCCCGGCGTTGCTGCGCACCGGGTTCCGGTTCCGCTGGCGCTGGGGCTTCGACCCGCGGATCAGGGAGTTCGGCGGGCTCGCCGCGTGGATCCTCGGTTACGTCGTGGTCAGCCACGTCGGATTCGTGATCACCACCCGGGTGCTGACCGGCGGCAACAGCGGCGGCGTCACGGCCTACAGCTACGCGTCCCTGCTGTTCCAGCTCCCGTACGGCATCCTCGGCGTCTCGCTCCTGACGGCGCTGATGCCCCGGATGAGCCGCGCGGCCGCGGACGGCGACACGGTCTCGCTCGTCGGTGACCTCTCGCTCGCCTCCCGCATCTCGACGGTCCTCTTCGTGCCGATCTCGGCGGTGCTGGCGGTGGTCGGCACGCCGATCGGCATCGCGATCTTCACCTGGGGCCGCGGCACCCTCGAAGACGCCGAACGGCTCGGTCAGACCCTGGCCGTGTCGGCGGTCGGGCTGCTGCCGTTCGCGCTGGTGATGCTGCAGCTGCGGGTGTTCTACGCGATGAAGGACGCCCGCACGCCGACGCTGATCATGCTGGTGATGACGGCGGTGAAGATCCCGCTGCTGCTGCTCTGCCGCGGCCTGCTCGACGGCGAGCACGTGGTCTACGGCGTGATGCTGGTCAACGGGGCCGGGTTCGTGGTCGGGGCGGTGCTCGGCCAGGTCTGGCTGTGGGTCCGGCTCGGGCACCTGCGCAGCAAGCGGTCGCTGCGGGTTGGGCTGATCACGCTTTCGGTGAGCGGGCTCGGCGTGGTCGCGGCGGTGCTGGCGGGGCACGCCGTGCCGGCGTCGCTCGGGGTCATCCCCGGGGCGTGGGTGAAGCTGCCGGTGCAGGGGCTGCTCGGGATGGCCGTGCCGTTCGGGTTGCTGGCGGTGCTGAGGCTGCCGGAGTTCGCGCCGGTGACGCGCCGCGTGGCGGGGTTGCGGCGGCGGTTCGCGGCTCGTTGACGGCTACGGCCGGGAACCCGATCCGGATGTCTCGAGACGGTAACGAGACCGCGGCGATCAGCGCGTTTACAAATGCCCGCAACGGTTTCTACTATCCACCGGGATCAGGCCGCCGCCGGTGGACGTGGCGGCGGGGGTAGCGGGTGGAGGTCGTGCATGACGCGCAGTGCGCGCAGGCGGCGGGACCGGGTCACGGTCGACGAGCTGCTCAGGCAGACCGGGACGCGCCCGCGCAAACCGGGTTCGCGGGCGGCCGAGCTGGCCGCGCGCCGGGGTGGCGAGCCCGAAGCCGGGGCACGCGGGGTGGCGCGGGTGGCGCTGGCTTCGGCGGTCGTCGTCGTGCTGGGCGGGCTGGTGATCGTGCTCGCGACCCGGCCGGACGCGGTTCCCGGCGACCGGCAGTTCCCGCAGCTGCAGCCGGCCACCGCGGTGCCGACGTCGACCGCGCTCGCCGCCGTCCCGACCGAGACGACCACCCCGTCCCCGGTGGTGATGCACGCGCGCCCGACGCCGAGCCCGACGCCGACCCCGACGGTCACGGTCGACCTGCCGCCGCCGTCCCCGACGACGAAGACGCGCACGCCGCCGCCCACCTGGAACCCGCCGCCGTACTACGGGTGCTATCCGTATTACTGCGGAGGTGGGTACGCCTCCGGCGTGCCGGTGCGCTGACGGCGGAGCAGGAGGTACGTGCCGGCGGCGAGGGCGAAACCGGCGGCGAAGGTCAGATCGCCGGTGCCGGGAACCGCTTTCGGAATCGGCCCGGTGTAGAGCGCCTGGTTCGCGAACAGGCCCACGGACACCACCAGCCCGACGAGGAACGCGGTGAACCCGGCGGTGTTGCGATGGCTCCGGTCGGCGAGCAGGTCGCCGAAGCCGGTGCCGCGGCGGAGGTGGTGATCGGCCAGCAGCACGCCGAGCCACGGGCCGATCCAGTAGGCGATGACCAGCAGGAAGTTCTCGTAGGCGTGTCCGGCGTCGGTGAGCCCGAGCCAGGCCAGCACGAACCCGACCGCGCCGAAGGCCACCGCGACGACCGCTCGGCGCCAGGCCAGCGGCAGCCGGACGCCGAGGGCGAGGAAGGCCAGCGCTCCCGAGTAGACGTTCAGGACGTTCGCGGCGACCGCGCCGAGCGTGATGGCGAGCAGCGTCGCGGCGGCGAGGAAGCCGGGCAGGTGCCCGGTGAACGCCGTCGCCGGGTTGGCGTCGGCCGGGCCGCCGATGGTCGCCGAGGCGGCGCCGGCGAGCATCAGGACGGTGGTGGAGAGGAACATTCCGCCGCCGGCGTACAGGCCGATCGTGCGTTTCGACGCGGTCTTCGGCAGGTAGCGCGTGTAGTCGGCGGCGTACGGGTTCCAGCCTGCCGTGTAGCCGAACGCGGTGCCGACGGCGAGGAGGAACCCGCCGGGGCTGCCTTCGTTCGCGGTGGGCCCGGCCTTCGTGAAGACGACGACGCTCGCGACGGCGAACACGACGGCCAGGACGGCGAAGACGTACTTTTCGTACGCCTGGACGAGGTTGTGCCCGAAGAAGGCGATCACGATCTGCACCGCGACGACGAGCACGAGGCACGCGAGCACGGGCAGCCCGGTCAGGCTGGTCAGCGCGAAGGCGCCGCTGACGCTGTTGACGGCGAACCAGCCGATGCCGGCCATCACCGACATCAGCGCGGCCGGCAGCAGGTTGCCGCGGTACCCGAACGCGGCCCGCCCGAGAACCATCTGCGGCACGCCGTAGCGCGGGCCGCGCGCGGACAGGACACCGTGCGCCAGCGCGCCGAGCCCGTTCCCGACGACGGCGGCGAGCGCGGCTTGGGTGAAGGAGAGCCCGAAGGCGGTGACGGCGAGGACGCCGACGAAGACGGTGGCGAACTCGAGGTTGGGCGAGGCCCAGGTCCAGGCCAGCTGCCGCGGCCGTCCGTGCCGGTCGGCGTCGGCGACGGGTTCGATCCCGCCGGGCTCGACGGCCACGACTTTGTCGCGGTAGCCGGCCGCTTCGGTGCTCGTCATGCGAAGACGGTAGGTGACCCAGATTGCGGCCGTGTGACAGTTCGTGAGCCGCGGGCTGCCGCGCTGACGGCCAGCCCCCGCGAAGGCCCCCTCACCGACCCCGATGCCGGTGAGAGGGCCCCCGACAGCCCCACTACGGGTCCGGGACGTCAGCCGGTGTAGCCGGCGACGATCTTGGTGAACGCGTACTTGTCCTGGGAGATGCCGCTGCACTCGCCACCGCCGCTGCAGTCGCGGTTGGTGGCCCAGAACGTGAAGCGGGCCAGGTGGTGGCTCGCCGCGTAGCCGCGGATGGAGTTGAAGTTCGCCACCGTGACCGTCTCGCCCGCGTTGTCGGTCTTGCCGTTCATCGAGGAGAGGCCGCTGTGCCGGTAGGCGGTGTCGTCGCTCCAGCCGAACGTGGTCTTGAGCTGGTTCTTCAGCCCGTCGACCGCGGACTTCGTCAGCGCGGCCATGTCACCGCCGCTGGAGAAGTCGAACGGCATGACCGACCAGACGTCGACCGGCGCGCCGATCGCCTTGGCCTGGTTGATCAGGCGCTTGCCCCACGAGTCCGGGCCGGTCGTGGTGGTGCCGATGGTGATGACGACCTTCAGGTTCGGGTTCTTCTGCTTGGTCAGCTTGACCGCGCCCAAGATCCGGTCCTGCACGGTGTTGTTCTGGAACTCGTCGGTGTTCTCGATGTCGAGGTCGATCGCCTTGAGGCCGTAGGCGTCGATCACCTTCTGGTAGGCACCCGCCAGCGCGGAGGCCGACGTGCACTTCGAGCCCAGTTTGGTGCCGGACCAGCCGCCGAAGGAGGGGATGACGTCCCCGCCCGCGTTGCGGATGTTCTGGATCATCGTCTTGTCCGAGCCGGTCAGCGACCGGCTGCCGTCCCACTTCGGGTTGCAGGTGCCGTCGGACAGGACGAAGGCGAGCGTAAACGCTTTCACGCCGGTCGCGGACATCGCGGCGGTCGGGCTGGTCTGCCCGCCCCACTGGTACAGGTACGGCGAGGCGAGCACGGGGTCGACCGCGGCCATGGCCTGCGGGGCGAGCCCGACCGTCGTCGCCAGCGCGGCCGAAGCCGCGGCCGCGAGGGTGAGGAGACGGCGCACTGTTTTCATGGGGGTCCTCCATACGTGCCGGTGGAGCACCTCCGGTTTGAGGCGGCGGGATCAACCCGGGAGGAGTGCTGTGTGCCACCACACAGTGGACTAGACCAATAATGTGTGTCAACCCTCCACCGGTCGGAAAATGACCGACGGCGACCGTCTCGGTCAGCGGTGTTAAATTCCCCTGAAGGCGGAGTGACACGGGCCCGCATTCCGGCTACTTTGCCGAGATGGTG
Encoded proteins:
- the murJ gene encoding murein biosynthesis integral membrane protein MurJ, which encodes MAEHPPPVDDEATVFLPSELRGPHWPTRDLDVSRRPYDEFAGQIVARPPASPVSAGRGEGAGSSLARSSGRMAVASAVSRVTGFVAKLLLAAVVGTGVVNDSFTVANTLPNIVFELLFGGVLASVVVPLLVRSHDDPDGGRAYTQRLITMALVLLVVGTAVAVAIAPLFTALYVDKSSPTANPALTTALAYLLLPQILFYGLFALLSAILNAQNVFGPPAWAPVLNNVVVTGTLVVFAVVPGELTLDPVRMSDPKLLVLGLGTTLGIVAQAVVLIPALLRTGFRFRWRWGFDPRIREFGGLAAWILGYVVVSHVGFVITTRVLTGGNSGGVTAYSYASLLFQLPYGILGVSLLTALMPRMSRAAADGDTVSLVGDLSLASRISTVLFVPISAVLAVVGTPIGIAIFTWGRGTLEDAERLGQTLAVSAVGLLPFALVMLQLRVFYAMKDARTPTLIMLVMTAVKIPLLLLCRGLLDGEHVVYGVMLVNGAGFVVGAVLGQVWLWVRLGHLRSKRSLRVGLITLSVSGLGVVAAVLAGHAVPASLGVIPGAWVKLPVQGLLGMAVPFGLLAVLRLPEFAPVTRRVAGLRRRFAAR
- a CDS encoding cytosine permease: MTSTEAAGYRDKVVAVEPGGIEPVADADRHGRPRQLAWTWASPNLEFATVFVGVLAVTAFGLSFTQAALAAVVGNGLGALAHGVLSARGPRYGVPQMVLGRAAFGYRGNLLPAALMSVMAGIGWFAVNSVSGAFALTSLTGLPVLACLVLVVAVQIVIAFFGHNLVQAYEKYVFAVLAVVFAVASVVVFTKAGPTANEGSPGGFLLAVGTAFGYTAGWNPYAADYTRYLPKTASKRTIGLYAGGGMFLSTTVLMLAGAASATIGGPADANPATAFTGHLPGFLAAATLLAITLGAVAANVLNVYSGALAFLALGVRLPLAWRRAVVAVAFGAVGFVLAWLGLTDAGHAYENFLLVIAYWIGPWLGVLLADHHLRRGTGFGDLLADRSHRNTAGFTAFLVGLVVSVGLFANQALYTGPIPKAVPGTGDLTFAAGFALAAGTYLLLRRQRTGTPEAYPPPQ
- a CDS encoding chitinase; the protein is MKTVRRLLTLAAAASAALATTVGLAPQAMAAVDPVLASPYLYQWGGQTSPTAAMSATGVKAFTLAFVLSDGTCNPKWDGSRSLTGSDKTMIQNIRNAGGDVIPSFGGWSGTKLGSKCTSASALAGAYQKVIDAYGLKAIDLDIENTDEFQNNTVQDRILGAVKLTKQKNPNLKVVITIGTTTTGPDSWGKRLINQAKAIGAPVDVWSVMPFDFSSGGDMAALTKSAVDGLKNQLKTTFGWSDDTAYRHSGLSSMNGKTDNAGETVTVANFNSIRGYAASHHLARFTFWATNRDCSGGGECSGISQDKYAFTKIVAGYTG